One Mycolicibacterium pulveris genomic region harbors:
- a CDS encoding acyl-CoA dehydrogenase family protein: MSAATARPTEAELAGFRDRVKAHIAEHAPPFEAREGHRAPVTAEQEARLRTWFASLFDAGFVGGDWPVEYGGRADHHPLHDRIVSEEILRARAPRPVDQVNLAAHVLLHFGSDEQKSALLPRIRSSEHVWCQLLSEPDAGSDIAAVRCKGTRQPHGSWVIDGQKTWITDGHWADMGLALVRTDPSSSRHHGLSAFVVPLTAPGIEVRPIRTINEAIEVNEVFFDGVTLAADSLIGEPGQGWSIIMAGLDFERFGIGGNVILLELLIDDLVTVARHGRIDGMPALQHEDIRHQVAELAVEVEVAKAFIDDHVERMVAGAEQTGDGSIAKLSFAETYHRVSAYGAQLSATVCTVADPDVAQAKQRLKECWLWSRAYTVSGGSSEMMRNILAKRRLLLPTR; the protein is encoded by the coding sequence GTGAGCGCCGCGACTGCCCGGCCGACCGAGGCCGAGCTGGCCGGGTTCCGCGACCGCGTCAAAGCGCACATCGCCGAGCATGCGCCGCCGTTCGAGGCCCGCGAGGGCCATCGCGCGCCCGTGACCGCCGAGCAGGAAGCGCGACTGCGCACCTGGTTCGCGTCGTTGTTCGATGCCGGTTTCGTCGGTGGGGACTGGCCGGTCGAGTACGGCGGACGTGCGGACCACCACCCGCTGCACGACCGGATCGTCTCCGAGGAGATTCTGCGGGCACGCGCGCCACGGCCCGTCGACCAGGTCAACCTGGCGGCGCACGTGCTGCTGCACTTCGGCTCCGATGAGCAGAAATCCGCGCTGCTGCCGCGGATCCGGAGCAGCGAGCATGTGTGGTGCCAGTTGCTCAGCGAGCCCGATGCGGGCAGCGACATCGCCGCCGTGCGCTGCAAGGGCACCCGGCAGCCCCACGGATCGTGGGTGATCGACGGGCAGAAGACGTGGATCACCGACGGGCACTGGGCCGACATGGGTTTGGCGCTGGTGCGCACCGATCCGTCGTCCTCGCGTCACCACGGGCTGTCGGCGTTCGTCGTGCCGTTGACCGCACCGGGGATCGAGGTCCGTCCGATCCGCACGATCAACGAGGCGATCGAGGTCAACGAGGTCTTCTTCGACGGCGTGACGCTGGCTGCCGACAGCTTGATCGGCGAGCCCGGGCAGGGCTGGTCGATCATCATGGCTGGCCTGGATTTCGAACGCTTCGGCATCGGAGGCAACGTCATCCTGCTCGAGCTGCTGATCGACGACCTGGTCACGGTGGCGCGGCACGGCCGCATCGACGGCATGCCAGCGCTGCAGCACGAAGACATCCGGCATCAGGTCGCCGAGTTGGCCGTCGAGGTCGAGGTGGCCAAGGCCTTCATCGACGACCATGTCGAACGGATGGTAGCCGGCGCCGAGCAGACGGGCGATGGTTCGATCGCCAAGCTCAGCTTCGCCGAGACGTACCACCGGGTTTCGGCATACGGCGCGCAGTTGTCGGCAACGGTGTGCACGGTCGCGGATCCGGATGTGGCGCAGGCCAAACAGCGTCTGAAAGAATGCTGGCTGTGGTCTCGTGCATACACCGTG
- a CDS encoding acyl-CoA dehydrogenase family protein — protein MGTEGDAALDDAVDIELVRGAARAFLTGCDAQDSLKDLAAMDWTGLLVEEDVGGSGWRPVEATVIAEELGRANNSTHWLGCVTAAAALSSAPVDVRDRWLPPMLDGTGTAACALFGDVTRVARADVVDVIVTFDDNGIRLFEAAGTLPRELDDELLDVNRPVWRVELAGAESVQIGGPERAQQLLALARILLSADSLGALSATFERLVAYLKDRIAFGAPIASFQAVQHRLVELLVFEAKARAVLTKAARALASDAATGAGLSAVAHAFVAAHATAAVDECMQLSGGIGFTWEYPLHHDLRRVFTNGYLLGTARSSRALFAAGAGW, from the coding sequence GTGGGCACTGAGGGAGATGCCGCCCTCGACGATGCAGTCGACATCGAACTGGTTCGTGGTGCGGCGCGAGCGTTCCTGACCGGATGCGACGCGCAGGATTCGCTCAAAGATCTTGCGGCGATGGACTGGACGGGTCTGCTGGTCGAGGAGGATGTCGGCGGCAGCGGGTGGCGGCCGGTCGAGGCGACGGTGATCGCCGAGGAACTCGGACGCGCGAACAACTCGACGCACTGGCTCGGTTGCGTCACGGCCGCGGCGGCGTTGAGTTCGGCGCCGGTCGACGTCCGTGACCGATGGTTGCCCCCGATGCTCGACGGAACCGGTACGGCGGCGTGTGCCCTGTTCGGGGATGTCACCCGTGTGGCGCGTGCGGATGTGGTCGACGTCATCGTCACGTTCGACGACAACGGGATTCGGCTGTTCGAGGCGGCGGGCACCCTGCCGCGCGAGCTCGACGACGAGCTGCTGGACGTCAACCGTCCGGTATGGCGGGTGGAGCTCGCCGGCGCGGAGAGCGTGCAGATCGGTGGACCCGAGCGTGCGCAGCAACTCCTCGCGCTGGCCAGGATCCTGCTCAGCGCGGACTCGCTGGGCGCGCTGTCGGCGACGTTCGAGCGGCTGGTCGCCTACCTCAAGGATCGGATCGCGTTCGGTGCGCCGATCGCGAGTTTCCAGGCGGTACAACACCGCCTGGTGGAGTTGCTGGTCTTCGAGGCCAAGGCGCGCGCGGTGCTCACCAAGGCGGCCCGCGCGCTGGCGTCCGACGCCGCGACGGGGGCGGGGTTGTCCGCCGTGGCGCACGCGTTCGTCGCGGCCCACGCCACCGCCGCCGTCGACGAGTGCATGCAACTCTCGGGCGGCATCGGGTTCACCTGGGAGTACCCGCTGCATCATGACCTGCGGCGGGTGTTCACCAACGGGTACCTGCTCGGCACGGCGCGCTCCAGTCGCGCGCTGTTCGCGGCGGGGGCCGGGTGGTGA
- a CDS encoding amidohydrolase family protein: MTTLDYGIIDCDTHCYETRDAFTRYLPEEFKDRAITTVRGADGVEVILAGRRVATFNSEGGLGLDVAYRPGSLKEMLRQMGSGNPEESYEPQPMQPEYIERSARLAVMAKQNVERMVIYPSGMALAAEHYVDDTAALYANLRSFNRWIDEEWGFTFEDRIYATALLSLRDLDSAVAETEAIIAAGAKFVMLPTGPAYGRSPGDPYFDPVYARLEEAGCVLVYHIMPFWYFTAISPAWGHNPDPASWHMSAWQWMNIYGQRPIEDTLSALIFDNLFGRFPKLNALVAEHGAEWVPYFVKHMDKSRGMGRNGPWIGGKLTERPSAIFRRHVRVVPYPEDDIPGIVNSLGYDDVLVMGSDFPHAEGLAEPADFVKLLDPLDDAAKRRIMRGNAEELLLRS; encoded by the coding sequence GTGACCACCCTCGACTACGGCATCATTGACTGCGATACGCACTGCTACGAGACACGGGACGCGTTCACCCGGTATCTGCCCGAAGAGTTCAAGGACCGCGCGATCACGACCGTGCGGGGCGCCGACGGTGTGGAGGTGATTCTCGCGGGTCGCCGGGTGGCAACGTTCAACAGCGAAGGTGGCCTCGGCCTGGACGTGGCGTACCGCCCGGGTTCGCTCAAGGAGATGCTGCGCCAGATGGGTTCGGGCAACCCCGAGGAGTCCTACGAACCGCAGCCCATGCAACCCGAGTACATCGAACGTTCGGCCCGGCTGGCGGTGATGGCCAAGCAGAACGTCGAGCGGATGGTGATCTATCCCAGCGGGATGGCGCTGGCCGCCGAACACTACGTCGACGACACCGCTGCGCTGTACGCCAACCTGCGGTCGTTCAACCGCTGGATCGACGAGGAGTGGGGCTTCACCTTCGAGGACCGCATCTACGCGACCGCGCTGCTGTCGCTGCGCGACCTCGATTCCGCGGTGGCCGAGACGGAGGCGATCATCGCCGCGGGCGCCAAGTTCGTGATGCTGCCGACGGGCCCCGCCTACGGGCGGTCGCCGGGCGACCCGTACTTCGACCCGGTCTACGCGCGGCTCGAAGAGGCCGGCTGCGTGCTGGTGTACCACATCATGCCGTTCTGGTACTTCACCGCGATCTCACCCGCATGGGGACACAACCCCGACCCGGCGTCCTGGCACATGTCGGCGTGGCAGTGGATGAACATCTACGGGCAGCGGCCGATCGAGGACACGCTCTCGGCGCTGATCTTCGACAACCTGTTCGGCCGCTTCCCGAAGCTCAACGCGCTGGTCGCCGAGCACGGCGCCGAGTGGGTGCCGTACTTCGTCAAGCACATGGACAAGAGCAGGGGAATGGGCCGCAACGGCCCGTGGATCGGCGGCAAGCTCACCGAGCGGCCGTCGGCGATCTTCCGCAGGCACGTCCGCGTGGTGCCGTACCCGGAGGACGACATCCCCGGCATCGTCAACAGCCTCGGCTACGACGACGTCCTGGTGATGGGTTCGGATTTCCCGCACGCCGAAGGGCTGGCCGAACCGGCGGACTTCGTCAAACTGCTCGATCCGCTCGACGACGCGGCGAAGCGGCGCATCATGCGCGGCAACGCCGAAGAGCTGTTGCTGCGGAGCTGA
- a CDS encoding acyl-CoA dehydrogenase family protein codes for MSTADGVDLGDLRDTVRDFLAARSPSSAVRAVMDSPAGYDERVWHELTADLGLAAIAVPEEFGGAAAGMRELAVVFEEMGAALLCAPFFATVALAIPTLLGSGDAAAMSEYLPSLADGSKTATVVLNGTLDAWDPDAVTLTARSDDDGYRLYGDAERVIDGHTANIILAAANTDAGISLVSVSADADGLTREPLATLDRTRKVAKVSFDGVPARLIGADGGAAAGLERAYHLAVVALAAEQVGAAQRCLDMAVHYAKERIQFGRAIGSFQAVKHRCADMLVLVEGARSALQHAAEVPDGEQRAVAVSVAKMACSEAFLQVALDNMRIHGGIGFTWEHDAHLYVRRAKATQLIFGSPDYHAQRLATLVTTSSH; via the coding sequence GTGTCTACAGCTGACGGGGTTGATCTGGGCGACCTCCGCGATACGGTTCGCGATTTCCTTGCCGCGCGTTCGCCGAGCAGCGCCGTGCGGGCCGTGATGGATTCTCCGGCGGGCTACGACGAGCGGGTCTGGCACGAACTCACCGCCGACCTCGGCCTGGCCGCGATCGCGGTACCCGAGGAGTTCGGGGGCGCCGCGGCGGGCATGCGGGAGCTGGCGGTCGTCTTCGAGGAGATGGGCGCGGCGCTGCTGTGTGCGCCGTTCTTCGCCACGGTCGCCTTGGCGATCCCGACGCTGCTCGGCAGCGGAGACGCGGCCGCGATGAGCGAGTACCTACCCTCGCTCGCCGACGGTTCGAAGACCGCCACCGTCGTTCTCAACGGAACTCTGGATGCCTGGGATCCCGACGCGGTGACGTTGACGGCGCGCAGCGACGACGACGGCTACCGGCTCTACGGAGACGCCGAACGGGTTATCGACGGACACACGGCGAATATCATTCTGGCCGCGGCGAATACAGACGCGGGCATCTCGCTGGTCTCGGTCAGCGCGGACGCCGACGGGCTAACCCGCGAGCCACTGGCAACGCTCGACCGTACACGCAAGGTGGCCAAGGTGAGCTTCGACGGCGTCCCCGCCCGGCTCATCGGCGCCGACGGCGGCGCGGCGGCCGGCCTGGAGCGGGCATACCACCTCGCGGTCGTCGCGCTCGCCGCCGAACAGGTGGGTGCGGCGCAACGCTGCCTCGACATGGCCGTGCACTACGCCAAAGAACGGATCCAGTTCGGACGCGCCATCGGCAGCTTTCAGGCCGTCAAGCACCGTTGCGCGGACATGCTCGTACTGGTGGAGGGCGCCCGCTCCGCTTTGCAGCACGCCGCCGAGGTTCCCGACGGTGAACAGCGGGCCGTGGCGGTCTCGGTGGCCAAGATGGCCTGCTCGGAGGCGTTTCTCCAGGTTGCACTGGACAACATGCGCATCCACGGTGGCATCGGGTTCACCTGGGAGCACGACGCACACCTCTACGTCCGTCGCGCGAAAGCCACCCAGTTGATCTTCGGCAGCCCCGACTACCACGCCCAACGCCTGGCCACCCTGGTCACCACATCAAGCCACTAG
- a CDS encoding TIGR03619 family F420-dependent LLM class oxidoreductase, producing MPVSYSLELPTQRVEAVPEFVTAEAIAEIARVAEANGYAAVHVTDHPAPDAKWLDHGGHHALDPFVALSFAAAATTDVKLLTNVYIAAYRNPFLGAKSIHSLAVLSGGRLILGTAAGYLKPEFRALGVDFDNRGALLDEALDVLAKVMTGEDTAYEGTSFNARGVRLRPVPLAPPPIWVGGNSKTAVRRAVSRAQGWAPFNTFGYATASRTAEISTLEELEAAIGWAKKYAAEIGRTEPLDICFSAGTMLDDSRSADERHATITKLESMGVTWLTIAPQGANRAEVLERAHAFAEEFITA from the coding sequence ATGCCCGTTTCGTACTCGCTCGAACTGCCCACCCAACGAGTGGAGGCCGTGCCGGAGTTCGTCACCGCCGAAGCGATTGCGGAGATCGCCCGCGTCGCCGAGGCCAACGGATACGCCGCGGTGCACGTCACCGACCACCCGGCACCCGACGCGAAGTGGCTCGACCACGGCGGACACCACGCGCTGGACCCGTTCGTCGCGCTGTCGTTCGCCGCTGCGGCCACCACCGACGTGAAACTGCTGACCAACGTCTACATCGCCGCCTACCGCAACCCCTTCTTGGGCGCGAAGTCGATCCACAGCCTTGCCGTGCTGTCCGGGGGCAGGCTCATCCTCGGCACGGCGGCCGGCTATCTCAAGCCCGAATTCAGGGCGCTGGGAGTCGATTTCGACAATCGCGGGGCACTGCTCGACGAAGCGCTCGACGTGCTGGCCAAGGTCATGACCGGTGAGGACACCGCCTACGAAGGCACGTCGTTCAACGCGCGCGGAGTCCGGCTGCGGCCGGTTCCTTTGGCTCCTCCACCGATCTGGGTGGGCGGCAACAGCAAAACCGCCGTGCGGCGCGCGGTGTCACGCGCCCAGGGCTGGGCACCGTTCAACACCTTCGGCTACGCGACGGCGTCGCGCACCGCGGAAATCTCCACACTCGAGGAACTGGAGGCGGCGATCGGATGGGCCAAGAAGTACGCGGCCGAGATCGGTCGCACCGAGCCGCTCGATATCTGCTTCTCGGCGGGCACCATGCTCGACGACAGCAGATCGGCCGACGAACGCCACGCCACCATCACGAAACTCGAGTCGATGGGCGTGACCTGGCTGACCATCGCTCCCCAGGGCGCCAACCGCGCCGAAGTCCTCGAACGCGCACATGCGTTCGCCGAGGAGTTCATCACCGCATGA
- a CDS encoding nuclear transport factor 2 family protein: MDSWELEVRESVRQTLSDYTAATDRFDLHSLAQCFAPDGVLEFSGGAEPLTGPAAIEAGLAAAMAQEPGAAKRGPSYVRHHVSSIRFGAVVRDRVEVSSYFAVHTDVGLDHWGRYRDVLIPVEGRWLFAHRRIGVDGFTADSLMR, encoded by the coding sequence ATGGACAGCTGGGAGCTGGAGGTGCGGGAGTCTGTTCGCCAGACGCTATCCGACTACACCGCGGCCACTGATCGCTTCGACCTCCACTCGCTGGCGCAGTGTTTCGCGCCCGACGGTGTCCTGGAATTCAGCGGCGGTGCCGAACCGCTGACGGGGCCCGCGGCCATCGAAGCGGGTCTCGCTGCGGCGATGGCCCAGGAGCCGGGTGCGGCCAAGCGAGGTCCGTCGTACGTCCGCCATCACGTTTCGAGCATTCGCTTCGGCGCGGTCGTGCGGGATCGTGTCGAGGTCAGCAGCTACTTCGCGGTGCACACCGACGTCGGGCTCGACCACTGGGGCCGCTATCGCGATGTCCTGATACCGGTCGAGGGGCGGTGGTTGTTCGCACACCGGCGAATCGGTGTCGACGGGTTTACCGCCGACAGCCTCATGCGGTGA
- a CDS encoding cysteine hydrolase: MPQPSLLDLINPATTALVTQECQGGVIGPQAGLPMLAEEARREAIPNIARLLDAARAAGVTVVHCLIQRRPDNRGANTNARLFMAGKSFPADLTPGSPGASLLPELGEDPGDIVLTRLHGVGPMTGTDLDSVLRNMNIKTIVGVGVSVNVAITNFAMDAVNRSYQFVLPRDAVSGYPREYAESVIDNTLALLATVTTTDAVVQAWKELAAT; the protein is encoded by the coding sequence ATGCCGCAACCAAGCCTGCTCGACCTGATCAATCCAGCCACCACCGCACTGGTCACCCAGGAATGCCAGGGCGGGGTGATCGGCCCCCAAGCGGGCCTGCCGATGCTCGCCGAAGAGGCGCGTCGCGAAGCGATCCCGAACATCGCCAGGCTGCTCGACGCCGCGCGCGCGGCCGGCGTCACGGTGGTGCACTGCCTGATTCAGAGGCGCCCCGACAACCGCGGGGCCAACACCAACGCCAGGCTGTTCATGGCGGGCAAGTCTTTTCCCGCCGACTTGACGCCGGGAAGCCCCGGCGCCTCCCTGCTACCCGAGCTCGGCGAGGACCCCGGCGACATCGTGCTGACCCGCCTACACGGTGTCGGACCAATGACCGGGACGGACCTCGACTCCGTGCTGCGCAACATGAACATCAAGACGATTGTGGGAGTGGGTGTTTCGGTCAACGTCGCGATCACCAACTTCGCCATGGACGCCGTCAACCGGAGTTACCAGTTCGTGCTACCGCGCGATGCGGTGAGCGGATATCCCCGCGAGTATGCGGAGTCGGTCATCGACAACACGTTGGCCCTGCTCGCGACGGTGACCACGACCGACGCGGTGGTGCAGGCGTGGAAGGAACTGGCCGCCACCTAA
- a CDS encoding amidohydrolase family protein yields MSTRSLPYPVFDIDNHMYETTDALTKYLPREHKGKVGYVDVNGRPKLVVKDRISHMIPNPTFERVARPGSAEDYFLGNNPEGLNFREFIGEPMDIIPAYQSPAPRLELMDELGIDQCVMYPTLASLIEERTTDDVVLTHAIIHALNEWMHEHWTFNYQDRIFATPVICLPLVDEAIKEFHWCLERGMKTFLVRPAPVPSRFGGSRSMGLPEFDPFWEEVVKAGVPVTFHAADSGYQKHLMEWEGGDEYLSFKPSALREVVMGFRAMEDTLAALICHGALSRFPDLKVLVVENGSGWVRNLLRLLDKAYRTMPKEFDEHPVDVFKRNVYIHPFLEDDVKGIVDIMGEDHVMFGSDFPHPEGIGDPLSFVDRLEGLPETVEAKIMGGNAIEQLGLQRVPA; encoded by the coding sequence ATGTCTACCCGGTCCCTGCCGTATCCGGTCTTCGACATCGACAACCACATGTACGAGACGACGGACGCCCTCACCAAGTACCTGCCGAGGGAACACAAGGGCAAGGTCGGCTACGTCGACGTCAACGGGCGGCCCAAGCTGGTCGTCAAGGACCGCATCAGCCACATGATCCCCAACCCGACGTTCGAACGGGTGGCACGGCCGGGCAGCGCAGAGGACTACTTCCTGGGAAACAATCCCGAGGGGTTGAACTTTCGCGAATTCATCGGTGAGCCCATGGATATCATTCCCGCCTACCAATCACCGGCACCTCGACTGGAACTCATGGACGAACTGGGTATCGACCAGTGCGTGATGTACCCGACCCTCGCCAGCCTCATCGAGGAGCGCACCACCGACGACGTCGTCCTGACCCACGCGATCATCCATGCCCTCAACGAGTGGATGCATGAACACTGGACCTTCAACTACCAGGACCGCATCTTCGCCACCCCGGTGATCTGCCTCCCACTGGTCGATGAGGCGATCAAGGAGTTCCACTGGTGTCTCGAGCGCGGTATGAAGACCTTCCTGGTGCGACCCGCACCGGTGCCGAGCCGGTTCGGCGGCTCGCGATCCATGGGGCTGCCCGAATTCGACCCCTTCTGGGAGGAAGTGGTCAAGGCGGGCGTGCCGGTGACCTTTCACGCCGCCGACAGCGGCTACCAGAAGCACCTCATGGAATGGGAGGGCGGTGACGAGTACCTGTCCTTCAAGCCCAGCGCACTGCGCGAGGTGGTGATGGGGTTCCGGGCCATGGAGGACACCCTGGCGGCGCTGATCTGCCACGGTGCCCTGTCCCGCTTCCCGGACCTCAAGGTACTCGTCGTGGAGAACGGCAGCGGTTGGGTGCGCAACCTTTTGCGTCTGCTCGACAAGGCGTACCGGACGATGCCGAAAGAGTTCGACGAGCACCCCGTCGACGTCTTCAAGCGCAACGTCTACATCCACCCGTTCCTCGAGGACGACGTGAAGGGGATCGTCGACATCATGGGTGAGGATCACGTGATGTTCGGCTCCGACTTCCCCCATCCAGAAGGTATCGGCGACCCGCTGAGCTTCGTCGACCGGCTGGAGGGGTTGCCGGAGACGGTCGAGGCGAAGATCATGGGCGGCAACGCCATCGAGCAACTGGGGCTTCAACGGGTTCCGGCATGA
- a CDS encoding MaoC family dehydratase, translated as MTRTTASPTEYDGIAGFEAHVGEHLGYSEWRKVTQKEIDLFAEATGDHQWIHVDAEKAAKGPYGKTIAHGYLTLSLVPILVQQIYKVTGLSMQVNYGVDKLRFPAPVPVDSRIRAGAELIKVDRTDNGARATVRVTVEVEGSERPACVVDTIAAMVE; from the coding sequence ATGACGCGGACAACCGCTTCGCCGACGGAGTACGACGGCATCGCCGGCTTCGAGGCGCACGTCGGCGAGCACCTGGGGTACAGCGAATGGCGCAAGGTCACCCAGAAGGAGATCGACCTGTTCGCCGAGGCGACCGGTGACCACCAGTGGATCCACGTCGACGCCGAGAAGGCGGCGAAAGGGCCCTACGGCAAGACGATTGCCCACGGCTATCTCACGCTGTCGTTGGTGCCCATTCTCGTCCAACAGATCTACAAGGTGACCGGCTTGTCCATGCAGGTGAACTACGGCGTGGACAAGCTGCGGTTCCCGGCGCCCGTGCCGGTCGACTCACGCATCCGCGCGGGTGCCGAGCTGATCAAGGTGGACCGCACCGACAACGGCGCCAGGGCCACGGTGCGGGTCACCGTGGAGGTCGAGGGCTCCGAGCGGCCGGCATGCGTGGTCGACACCATCGCCGCGATGGTCGAGTAG
- a CDS encoding CaiB/BaiF CoA transferase family protein, translating to MSSALAGLRVVELGSEIAAPYCTKLLSDLGAEVCKIEPPQGDPLRSWGPFRDGVPKHGGLYEYLNAGKRGLTIDLETSSGLTRAHELIAQADVLVEDLPAGSADRFEWGLDREALQQRNPGLVVVRISDYGQDGPRRGQPSTPLTLQAASGWVNIREFGRPPVQAGARIPEYIVGGYAALAALTALRVSSAEQDRVVEADVSAYESLLSTLPYPMLLAERLKSMGLPTNSKAAPMLGIVRAADGWIGINCLTGQHWLDVCAMMGLPEFGEHQLAIMLGGPERDEFFAKAQPWLDSMSVADLVELSQAMRIPAAPINDGSSILDCPQYRERGFFVEAGPEGARFTRPGAPFRLSKTPVPAPGRAPVFGAADTVQWTARGQRDAGFLGDGPADAANPFAGLKVFDLSTFWAGAYLTCYLGAFGADVIKVESIQRPDGHRYSGSLLRSSDDWYEIGPLWQGTNLNKRDVTLDLSSDTGRELALRLAADADVVVENFSPRVVEQFGLDYDSLTKVNPGVVMVRMPGFGLDGPWRDYVGWALNIEQLAGMSAVTGYADGPPCNLQGPADPIAGVHATVALLAALEHRRRTGEGQLIEVAQIEVGAAVTPEPVIEYSMTKRVRKREGNRHRQYAQGVYRAQGEDDWVALSVRDDTDWAAVTEVIGRPELRDDPTFASTDSRLAHHDELDEVIAEGVATRTAEEFAEALLQRGVPAQRLMTGDRMYDVDQLDARGFYEDLDHRIAGRQRFPGWPFRITPGPSRHHRSASPTLGQHNDEVLAALGLTPAEISALRERQVIGERLLNP from the coding sequence GTGAGTTCGGCGCTGGCGGGGCTACGGGTCGTCGAGCTGGGTAGCGAGATCGCGGCACCGTATTGCACCAAGCTGCTGAGCGACCTCGGTGCCGAGGTGTGCAAGATCGAGCCGCCGCAGGGTGATCCGCTACGCAGTTGGGGTCCGTTCCGTGACGGTGTACCGAAGCACGGCGGGCTCTACGAATACCTGAACGCTGGAAAGCGCGGTTTGACAATCGATCTCGAAACGTCGTCCGGACTGACGCGAGCGCACGAGCTGATCGCGCAGGCCGACGTGCTGGTCGAGGATCTTCCTGCCGGGTCGGCCGACCGGTTTGAATGGGGACTCGACCGTGAAGCCCTGCAACAGCGCAACCCCGGCCTCGTCGTCGTCAGGATCTCCGACTACGGCCAGGACGGCCCGCGGCGAGGACAACCGTCGACACCGCTGACGCTGCAGGCGGCGTCGGGATGGGTCAACATCCGTGAGTTCGGCCGACCGCCGGTGCAAGCCGGCGCGCGCATACCCGAGTACATCGTGGGAGGATACGCGGCGCTCGCGGCGCTGACCGCGCTGCGTGTCTCCAGCGCCGAACAGGACCGGGTGGTGGAAGCCGACGTCTCTGCATACGAATCGCTGTTGAGCACCTTGCCGTATCCGATGTTGCTTGCTGAGCGGCTGAAAAGCATGGGGTTACCGACGAATTCGAAGGCCGCGCCGATGCTCGGTATCGTGCGGGCCGCCGACGGCTGGATCGGAATCAACTGCCTGACCGGACAGCACTGGCTGGACGTGTGCGCGATGATGGGGTTGCCGGAGTTCGGCGAACATCAACTCGCCATCATGCTGGGCGGTCCGGAGCGTGACGAGTTCTTCGCGAAGGCACAGCCCTGGCTGGACTCGATGTCGGTGGCCGACCTGGTGGAACTCAGCCAGGCGATGCGGATTCCGGCCGCTCCGATCAACGACGGATCCTCGATCCTGGACTGCCCGCAGTACCGCGAGCGCGGCTTCTTCGTCGAGGCGGGCCCCGAAGGTGCGCGCTTCACGCGGCCCGGCGCGCCGTTCCGTCTGTCGAAGACGCCGGTGCCTGCGCCGGGGCGGGCACCGGTTTTCGGCGCGGCTGACACCGTGCAGTGGACGGCCCGCGGACAGCGCGACGCGGGGTTTCTGGGCGACGGGCCAGCCGACGCGGCGAACCCGTTCGCGGGCCTGAAGGTGTTCGACCTCAGCACATTCTGGGCCGGCGCCTATCTCACGTGCTACCTCGGCGCGTTCGGCGCCGACGTGATCAAGGTCGAGTCGATCCAGCGTCCCGACGGGCATCGCTACTCGGGCTCTCTGCTGCGCAGCAGCGATGACTGGTACGAGATCGGGCCGTTGTGGCAGGGCACCAACCTCAACAAGCGCGACGTCACGCTCGACCTCAGCAGCGACACCGGCCGGGAGTTGGCGCTGCGGCTGGCGGCCGATGCCGACGTGGTGGTCGAGAACTTCTCGCCCCGGGTGGTCGAACAGTTCGGGTTGGACTACGACTCGCTGACGAAGGTCAACCCCGGGGTGGTCATGGTCCGCATGCCCGGCTTCGGCCTGGATGGCCCGTGGCGTGATTACGTCGGCTGGGCCTTGAATATCGAACAGCTGGCCGGGATGTCGGCGGTCACCGGATATGCCGACGGTCCGCCGTGCAATCTGCAGGGCCCGGCCGATCCGATCGCGGGCGTGCACGCGACGGTGGCATTGCTCGCCGCGCTCGAACACCGACGCCGCACGGGTGAGGGGCAGTTGATCGAAGTGGCGCAGATCGAGGTCGGCGCCGCGGTGACGCCCGAACCCGTCATCGAGTACTCGATGACCAAGCGTGTGCGCAAACGCGAGGGCAACCGGCACCGCCAGTACGCACAGGGCGTCTACCGCGCACAAGGGGAAGACGATTGGGTCGCCCTCTCAGTGCGCGACGACACCGATTGGGCCGCGGTCACCGAGGTCATCGGTCGCCCCGAGCTGCGCGACGACCCCACGTTCGCCTCGACGGATTCCCGGTTGGCGCATCACGACGAGCTCGACGAGGTGATCGCCGAAGGAGTCGCGACGCGAACGGCCGAGGAGTTCGCCGAAGCGCTGCTGCAGCGCGGTGTGCCCGCACAGCGATTGATGACGGGCGATCGGATGTACGACGTGGACCAACTCGACGCGCGGGGATTCTACGAGGACCTCGACCATCGCATCGCGGGCCGACAACGCTTCCCCGGCTGGCCCTTTCGGATCACCCCGGGGCCGTCACGCCACCACCGCTCGGCGTCGCCGACGCTTGGCCAGCACAACGACGAGGTGCTCGCGGCGCTTGGCCTGACGCCGGCCGAGATATCGGCCCTGCGTGAGCGGCAGGTCATCGGCGAACGGCTGCTGAACCCCTGA